The following are from one region of the Coffea eugenioides isolate CCC68of chromosome 2, Ceug_1.0, whole genome shotgun sequence genome:
- the LOC113760190 gene encoding GATA transcription factor 26-like, whose product MSENAINGIETPLWRSGPPEKPVLCNACGSRWRTRGTLEDYIPKHAIKDPENDHSGKLPSKLNQISSSSCHSHEQPPILESNIAGQELLLPVLGDGTGNGESTPIGATLSDNFTRVQTIEEAVEFPLWDGNNVFKRKRSILDQHIMSPTEMLHQQLYYALQDSQAAAGDYCNGEEVLIFERINHYIPENEIGLGCISLKPPASPTKNFKPQS is encoded by the exons ATGAGTGAAAATGCAATCAATGGTATTG AGACCCCTCTTTGGAGAAGTGGACCACCAGAGAAGCCCGTTTTATGCAATGCTTGTGGATCAAGGTGGAGAACAAGGGGAACACTTGAAGATTATAttccaaaacatgcaattaaagacCCTGAGAACGATCATTCAGGTAAATTGCCCTCAAAGCTAAACCAAATTAGCTCTTCCTCATGTCATAGCCATGAACAACCTCCAATTCTTGAGTCAAATATTGCTGGACAAGAACTACTTTTACCTGTTCTTGGAGATGGTACGGGCAATGGAGAAAGTACACCTATTGGAGCAACATTATCTGACAACTTTACTCGAGTGCAAACTATAGAAG AAGCAGTCGAATTCCCGCTCTGGGATGGCAACAACGTGTTTAAGAGGAAGAGATCAATCCTTGACCAGCATATCATGTCTCCTACTGAAATGCTTCACCAGCAACTTTACTATGCTTTGCAAGATTCACAGGCTGCTGCTGGAGACTACTGCAATGGTGAAGAAGTACTGATTTTCGAGCGCATTAACCATTACATACCAGAAAATGAGATAGGTCTTGGATGCATATCGCTCAAGCCACCTGCTTCTCCTACCAAGAATTTCAAACCGCAGTCTTAA
- the LOC113754113 gene encoding receptor-like cytosolic serine/threonine-protein kinase RBK2 isoform X2: MINYILAPGLLPPRPQLKSGEDPSTTLESALERKGSMAGKFTCLFPSASAQDLRRFEMDGENNDESSPRGVLEACVTDLDNESGSPRTRCTASKSNSSMSSRWHKFFELWKKSTIKRLPSFPPLASRRRSRTLRDHVDNDCCPVKSEWKNFNLADLQKATNSFSRENLIGKGGYAEVYKGCLPDGQLVAIKQLNKGTPEEQIISFLSEVGIIAHVNHPNTAKMIGYGVEGGSKEKLNWGIRHKIILGTADGLLYLHENCQRRIIHRDIKADNILLTEDFEPQICDFGLAKWLPNQWTHCNVSKFEGTFGYFAPEYYMNGIVDEKTDVFAFGVLLLELITGRKALDESQNSLVLWAKPLLENNNLSELVDPSLGNEYNPEEMDRVILTATSCIEQNPIERPQMRKVVTLLRGNVNSLASLMEKHDRCLRRTYSEELLDADEYNSTKCLSDVNQLTQTALNS; this comes from the exons ATGATTAATTATATTCTAGCCCCTGGACTGCTGCCTCCTCGTCCACAATT GAAAAGTGGTGAGGATCCTAGCACCACACTGGAGAGTGCCTTAGAGCGCAAAGGTTCCATGGCAGGAAAATTCACATGTCTCTTTCCTTCAGCTTCTGCTCAAG ACTTGAGACGTTTTGAGATGGATGGGGAAAACAATGATGAGAGTTCTCCAAGAGGAGTTTTAGAAGCATGTGTTACAGATTTGGACAATGAATCAGGTTCTCCCAGGACTAGGTGCACAGCTTCTAAATCAAATTCAAGCATGAGTTCTCGCTGGCACAAATTCTTTGAACTCTGGAAAAAGAGTACAATAAAGAGATTGCCTTCTTTCCCTCCTTTAGCTTCGCGAAGAAGGAGCAGAACTTTAAGAGACCATGTAGATAATGATTGCTGCCCTGTCAAGTCTGAATGGAAAAACTTCAATCTGGCAGACCTCCAGAAGGCAACTAATAGCTTTAGCCGAG AGAATCTGATTGGAAAGGGTGGATATGCTGAAGTTTACAAGGGATGTTTGCCAGATGGGCAGCTAGTAGCAATCAAACAGCTTAACAAGGGAACACCAGAGGAGCAGATAATAAGTTTCCTGTCTGAGGTTGGCATCATAGCACATGTCAATCATCCTAATACTGCTAAGATGATTGGGTATGGAGTTGAAGGAG gCTCAAAGGAAAAGTTAAATTGGGGTATTAGGCATAAGATCATTCTGGGCACAGCTGATGGCTTACTTTATCTTCATGAAAACTGTCAAAGAAGAATTATCCACAGAGATATCAAAGCTGATAATATCCTGCTTACAGAGGATTTTGAGCCTCAG ATTTGTGATTTTGGGCTAGCAAAATGGCTTCCAAATCAGTGGACTCATTGCAATGTATCAAAGTTCGAAGGAACATTTGG TTATTTTGCTCCAGAGTACTATATGAATGGCATTGTGGATGAGAAAACTGACGTATTTGCTTTCGGAGTGCTGCTTTTGGAGCTCATAACAGGACGCAAAGCCCTGGATGAATCACAGAATAGCCTTGTGCTTTGG GCAAAGCCATTGCTTGAAAACAACAATCTTAGTGAGCTTGTCGATCCTTCTCTTGGTAATGAGTACAATCCAGAAGAGATGGATCGTGTCATTCTGACAGCAACTTCATGCATAGAACAGAATCCCATTGAGCGGCCTCAAATGAGGAAG GTGGTAACACTGCTGAGAGGTAATGTTAACTCCTTAGCATCTCTGATGGAAAAACATGATCGATGTCTGCGGAGGACATACTCAGAAGAACTATTGGACGCAGATGAATACAACTCAACCAAGTGTTTAAGTGATGTGAATCAACTTACGCAAACTGCTCTGAATTCTTGA
- the LOC113754113 gene encoding receptor-like cytosolic serine/threonine-protein kinase RBK2 isoform X1: MINYILAPGLLPPRPQLKSGEDPSTTLESALERKGSMAGKFTCLFPSASAQDLRRFEMDGENNDESSPRGVLEACVTDLDNESGSPRTRCTASKSNSSMSSRWHKFFELWKKSTIKRLPSFPPLASRRRSRTLRDHVDNDCCPVKSEWKNFNLADLQKATNSFSRENLIGKGGYAEVYKGCLPDGQLVAIKQLNKGTPEEQIISFLSEVGIIAHVNHPNTAKMIGYGVEGGTYLVLQLSSQGSLGSLLHGSKEKLNWGIRHKIILGTADGLLYLHENCQRRIIHRDIKADNILLTEDFEPQICDFGLAKWLPNQWTHCNVSKFEGTFGYFAPEYYMNGIVDEKTDVFAFGVLLLELITGRKALDESQNSLVLWAKPLLENNNLSELVDPSLGNEYNPEEMDRVILTATSCIEQNPIERPQMRKVVTLLRGNVNSLASLMEKHDRCLRRTYSEELLDADEYNSTKCLSDVNQLTQTALNS; the protein is encoded by the exons ATGATTAATTATATTCTAGCCCCTGGACTGCTGCCTCCTCGTCCACAATT GAAAAGTGGTGAGGATCCTAGCACCACACTGGAGAGTGCCTTAGAGCGCAAAGGTTCCATGGCAGGAAAATTCACATGTCTCTTTCCTTCAGCTTCTGCTCAAG ACTTGAGACGTTTTGAGATGGATGGGGAAAACAATGATGAGAGTTCTCCAAGAGGAGTTTTAGAAGCATGTGTTACAGATTTGGACAATGAATCAGGTTCTCCCAGGACTAGGTGCACAGCTTCTAAATCAAATTCAAGCATGAGTTCTCGCTGGCACAAATTCTTTGAACTCTGGAAAAAGAGTACAATAAAGAGATTGCCTTCTTTCCCTCCTTTAGCTTCGCGAAGAAGGAGCAGAACTTTAAGAGACCATGTAGATAATGATTGCTGCCCTGTCAAGTCTGAATGGAAAAACTTCAATCTGGCAGACCTCCAGAAGGCAACTAATAGCTTTAGCCGAG AGAATCTGATTGGAAAGGGTGGATATGCTGAAGTTTACAAGGGATGTTTGCCAGATGGGCAGCTAGTAGCAATCAAACAGCTTAACAAGGGAACACCAGAGGAGCAGATAATAAGTTTCCTGTCTGAGGTTGGCATCATAGCACATGTCAATCATCCTAATACTGCTAAGATGATTGGGTATGGAGTTGAAGGAGGTACTTACCTTGTTCTTCAGCTATCTTCTCAAGGGAGTTTAGGATCGCTGCTTCATG gCTCAAAGGAAAAGTTAAATTGGGGTATTAGGCATAAGATCATTCTGGGCACAGCTGATGGCTTACTTTATCTTCATGAAAACTGTCAAAGAAGAATTATCCACAGAGATATCAAAGCTGATAATATCCTGCTTACAGAGGATTTTGAGCCTCAG ATTTGTGATTTTGGGCTAGCAAAATGGCTTCCAAATCAGTGGACTCATTGCAATGTATCAAAGTTCGAAGGAACATTTGG TTATTTTGCTCCAGAGTACTATATGAATGGCATTGTGGATGAGAAAACTGACGTATTTGCTTTCGGAGTGCTGCTTTTGGAGCTCATAACAGGACGCAAAGCCCTGGATGAATCACAGAATAGCCTTGTGCTTTGG GCAAAGCCATTGCTTGAAAACAACAATCTTAGTGAGCTTGTCGATCCTTCTCTTGGTAATGAGTACAATCCAGAAGAGATGGATCGTGTCATTCTGACAGCAACTTCATGCATAGAACAGAATCCCATTGAGCGGCCTCAAATGAGGAAG GTGGTAACACTGCTGAGAGGTAATGTTAACTCCTTAGCATCTCTGATGGAAAAACATGATCGATGTCTGCGGAGGACATACTCAGAAGAACTATTGGACGCAGATGAATACAACTCAACCAAGTGTTTAAGTGATGTGAATCAACTTACGCAAACTGCTCTGAATTCTTGA